The window AGCTGGGCCAGCTGCCGGAGGCGCAACGCGCCGGGATCGAGGCCGACCTCGCCGCGCTGTACGCGCAGCGTCCGGGCCTGGCGATGGTGAATTCCGACAAGGGCATCACCAACCTGCACGTGCCCAGCGACGTGATCGTGGATGCCTCGATGCCGGCGATGATCCGCGACAGCGGCGGCATGTGGAACGCGGCCGGCGAGCTGCAGGACGCCAAGGCGGTGATCCCCGACCGCAACTATGCAGGCATCTACCAGGCGGTGATCGACGACTGCCGCGAGCACGGCGCGCTCGACCCGGCGACGATGGGCAGCGTGCCCAACGTTGGCCTGATGGCGCAGGCCGCCGAGGAATACGGCAGCCACGACAAGACCTTCAAGATCAGCGGCGACGGCACCGTGCGGGTGATCGACGAACACGGCACCGTGCTGCTGCAGCATCCGGTCAAGGCCGGCGACATCTGGCGCATGTGCCAGACCAAGGACGCGCCGATCCGCGACTGGGTGAAGCTCGCCGTGACCCGCGCGCGCCTCTCCGGCACACCGGTGGTGTTCTGGCTGGATCCGCGCCGCGACCACGACCGCGGCCTGACCGCCAAGGTCGCCATGTACCTCAACGAGCACGACACCAGCGGCCTGGACATCAGCATCATGAGCCCGATCCGGGCGATGCGGCATTCGCTCAAGCGCATCCGTGCCGGCCAGGACACCATCGCCGCCACCGGCAACGTGCTGCGCGACTACCTCACCGACCTGTTCCCGATCATGGAGCTGGGCACCAGCGCGAAGATGCTGTCGATCGTGCCGCTGATGAACGGCGGCGGCCTGTTCGAGACCGGCGCCGGCGGCAGCGCGCCCAAGCACGTGCAGCAGTACGTCGAAGAGGATTACCTGCGCTGGGATTCGCTGGGCGAATTCCTGGCGCTGGCGGCCTCGTTCGAGCACCTCGCCAACACCACCGGCAATGCGCGCGCGCAGGTGCTGGCCGATGCGCTGGACGTGGCGAACGGCAAGTTCCTGGACAACGACAAGTCGCCGGGCCGCAAGCTGGGCACGATCGACAACCGCGGCAGCCATTTCTACATCGCGCTGTACTGGGCGCAGGCGCTGGCCGAGCAGACCACCGACCCCGAGCTTGCGGCGAAGTTCGCGTCGCTGGCGCAGGCACTGACCGATGGCGAAGCGAAGATCGTCGAGGAACTGATCGCCGTGCAGGGCAAGCCGGTCGACATCGGCGGCTACTACCAGCCGGACTTCGCCAAGCTGTCCGCGGCGATGCGTCCCAGCGCGACGCTCAATGCCGCACTGGCCACGCTGGCTGGCTGAGTCCGCCTGCCATGCGGTTCCCGCGAAGCCCGGCAGATGCCGGGCTTCGCGTTTCACGGCCGTCGACGACCCTGCCGCGCTACCCTTGCCGTCTTCGCCAACGGGAACTCCGCCATGACTCGCACCCACGTCGCCCTGCTCGCCAGCGGCCTCGCACTCGCCCTTGCAGGCTGCGCATCGACCACCGCGGCTTCCACGGACAGCACTGCGGCCTCGACCGCGCAGGCCGATGCCGCACTCGCTGCCGCGATCGCCGACAGCGCGCGCGACCCGAAGAACATGGCCCGCGATGCGTACCGGCATCCGCGCGAGACCCTGGCGTTCTTCCAGGTGCGACCGGACGCCACGATCATCGAAATCAGCCCGAGCGCCGGCTGGTACAGCGAGATCCTGGCCCCGTACCTGCGCAACGGTGGGCGCTACGTCGCGGCCACGGGCGCGGCACCCGCCGACAGCGGCGGCGGCAAGCGCAATGCCGCGCTGCAGGCGAAGTTCGGGGCAGCGCCGACGCGCTACGACCGCGTGCAATGGCTGGAGTACGACGGCAAGGCACCGGTGCTCGGTGCCGCGGGTTCGGCCGATGTCGTGTTGACCTTCCGCAACGTGCACAACTGGGTCGCGGGCGGCAGCGCCGATGCCTACTTCCAGGCATTCTTCGCGGCGCTCAAGCCGGGCGGCGTGCTCGGTGTGGTCGAGCATCGGGCCAAGCCCGGCACCGACCTCGACACGATGAAGAAGTCCGGCTACCTCACCGAAGCCCTGGTGATCGACCACGCCACTCGCGCCGGCTTCGTGCTGGACGCGCGCAGCGAGGTCAATGCCAATCCGAAGGACAGCGCCGACCATCCGAACGGCGTGTGGACGCTGCCACCGACCAACCGCCACGACGCCGGCGATGCGGCGAAGTACGCGGCCATCGGCGAAAGCGACCGGATGACGCTGCGGTTCCGCAAGCCCGCCCGCTAGCAAACACGCGCACCGCGCATTCCAAGCCGCGCGCGCGGCCGACAGCGGCGAATGACGATGCTTTTTCAACCCGCTTGCCAGCCGTGCTGATCGCGTTCAACAAACCATACGGCGTGCTCTGCCAGTTCACTGACGATGCCCATGGACGGGCGAGTGCCGCGCGCGCAGGACGCGCAGAAGCGGCCCGTAGCACGCCACCGCGGCCCACGCTGGCCGGCTTCGGCCTGCCGGCCGGGGTGTATCCGGCGGGCCGGCTGGATTTCGATTCCGAAGGCCTGCTCCTGCTGACCGACGACGGCCGGCTCGCCCACCGGCTGACCGATCCCCGGCACAAACAACCCAAGACCTATCGGGTGCAGGTCGAGGGCGATCCGGGCGAATCGCAGTTGCAGGCGCTGCGCGACGGCGTGCAGCTCAACGACGGCCTGACCCTGCCTGCGCAGGCGCGCCGCATCGACACCCCGACGCTGTGGCCGCGCGACCCGCCGGTGCGTTTTCGCAAAACCGTGCCCGATGCCTGGCTGGAACTCGTCATTCACGAAGGCCGCAATCGGCAGGTGCGGCGGATGACTGCGGCGGTAGGCCTGCCGACCCTGCGGCTGGTCCGGGTGGCCGCAGGCGGGCATCTGCTTGGCGAACTCGCACCCGGACATTGGCGGGAAATCCCTGCCCGCAGACGCGAAGACTGAATGCTTCAGCTTTGTCCGATCGTCGGGCTATGCCGATGTGAAGGG of the Thermomonas carbonis genome contains:
- a CDS encoding class I SAM-dependent methyltransferase, with the translated sequence MTRTHVALLASGLALALAGCASTTAASTDSTAASTAQADAALAAAIADSARDPKNMARDAYRHPRETLAFFQVRPDATIIEISPSAGWYSEILAPYLRNGGRYVAATGAAPADSGGGKRNAALQAKFGAAPTRYDRVQWLEYDGKAPVLGAAGSADVVLTFRNVHNWVAGGSADAYFQAFFAALKPGGVLGVVEHRAKPGTDLDTMKKSGYLTEALVIDHATRAGFVLDARSEVNANPKDSADHPNGVWTLPPTNRHDAGDAAKYAAIGESDRMTLRFRKPAR
- a CDS encoding NADP-dependent isocitrate dehydrogenase, which codes for MTAQILYTLTDEAPYLATASFLPIVQAYARTAGVDVETRDISLAARIVAQFNDLLPEAQRNSDDLRELGELAKTPEANIIKLPNISASVPQLKAAITELQAHGYALPDYPDEPQGEREKDIKARYAKAMGSAVNPVLREGNSDRRAPKAVKAYARKHPHRMGKWTRASKSHVAHMEDGDFYGSEQSYTMVNAGSLRIEFTSATGSVFPLRGPLAVRAGEMIDASVMSAAALAAFIDAQIDDAKAKGVLFSLHLKATMMKVSDPIIFGIAVSRFYAPVLEKHPRTMAEIGFDPNNGIGDLYAKLGQLPEAQRAGIEADLAALYAQRPGLAMVNSDKGITNLHVPSDVIVDASMPAMIRDSGGMWNAAGELQDAKAVIPDRNYAGIYQAVIDDCREHGALDPATMGSVPNVGLMAQAAEEYGSHDKTFKISGDGTVRVIDEHGTVLLQHPVKAGDIWRMCQTKDAPIRDWVKLAVTRARLSGTPVVFWLDPRRDHDRGLTAKVAMYLNEHDTSGLDISIMSPIRAMRHSLKRIRAGQDTIAATGNVLRDYLTDLFPIMELGTSAKMLSIVPLMNGGGLFETGAGGSAPKHVQQYVEEDYLRWDSLGEFLALAASFEHLANTTGNARAQVLADALDVANGKFLDNDKSPGRKLGTIDNRGSHFYIALYWAQALAEQTTDPELAAKFASLAQALTDGEAKIVEELIAVQGKPVDIGGYYQPDFAKLSAAMRPSATLNAALATLAG
- a CDS encoding pseudouridine synthase, which translates into the protein MLIAFNKPYGVLCQFTDDAHGRASAARAGRAEAARSTPPRPTLAGFGLPAGVYPAGRLDFDSEGLLLLTDDGRLAHRLTDPRHKQPKTYRVQVEGDPGESQLQALRDGVQLNDGLTLPAQARRIDTPTLWPRDPPVRFRKTVPDAWLELVIHEGRNRQVRRMTAAVGLPTLRLVRVAAGGHLLGELAPGHWREIPARRRED